In Haloterrigena alkaliphila, a single genomic region encodes these proteins:
- a CDS encoding TAXI family TRAP transporter solute-binding subunit codes for MFNRSQYLLWYIITVAVEHTMNRDNYSLVSRRNALRTVGAAGIASIAGCSSGGGGSENWVMGTSEQGSSTFSIGQALQSVIREHSDQVNLSAQSSGGQVANARSLGNEYDLAIISNNLHYDALQETGPFAEQPPSNPLWTGFSVTGAECFMLTTADSDIETYDDLTGRTITTFGTGSALYQLTMTVFEELGIQGDYEHREIPLNEFGSALENGRIEACGGYTTLRGTSASGGMQELMNRVDLKAVKMTDEQREQVSGLTSPPIETIQPEPFGNVDEVTAWTDTANIIYGNHLSEDLVEHVTETWIENWDQVKETYSGVLDATDEALVSGFLPNFTIHPGAAAYLESRGISLDEWSIGSQ; via the coding sequence ATGTTCAACCGATCACAATATTTATTGTGGTACATCATCACAGTAGCAGTAGAGCATACAATGAACCGCGATAACTATTCACTAGTGAGTCGTCGTAACGCTCTTCGAACAGTAGGTGCAGCTGGTATCGCTTCCATCGCTGGTTGCAGTTCTGGCGGCGGGGGATCCGAGAACTGGGTGATGGGGACAAGTGAACAGGGTTCTTCAACGTTCTCGATAGGGCAGGCCCTCCAGAGCGTTATTCGAGAGCACAGCGACCAAGTCAATCTCTCCGCCCAATCCTCGGGCGGACAGGTAGCCAATGCCCGATCGCTTGGGAATGAATACGATCTGGCCATTATTTCGAATAACCTTCATTATGATGCCCTCCAGGAGACGGGCCCCTTTGCGGAACAACCCCCAAGTAATCCACTTTGGACCGGTTTCTCCGTTACTGGTGCAGAGTGTTTCATGCTGACCACTGCTGACAGTGACATCGAAACGTACGATGACCTCACGGGCCGAACAATCACAACCTTCGGAACTGGTTCCGCGCTCTATCAATTGACGATGACCGTGTTCGAAGAGCTCGGTATTCAAGGCGACTACGAGCATCGTGAGATTCCACTAAATGAATTTGGATCCGCGCTGGAAAACGGCCGTATTGAGGCCTGTGGTGGTTATACCACACTCCGCGGTACTTCCGCATCCGGTGGTATGCAAGAACTGATGAATCGAGTTGACCTGAAAGCTGTCAAGATGACTGACGAACAACGGGAACAGGTCTCTGGCCTCACGTCTCCACCGATCGAAACAATTCAACCAGAACCGTTCGGAAATGTAGACGAAGTTACTGCTTGGACCGACACTGCAAATATTATTTATGGCAACCACCTTTCCGAGGATCTTGTCGAACATGTGACGGAGACTTGGATTGAGAACTGGGATCAAGTCAAAGAAACTTACAGTGGTGTTCTAGATGCAACCGACGAAGCCCTCGTAAGTGGTTTCCTCCCCAACTTTACTATCCATCCTGGTGCAGCGGCATACCTCGAAAGCCGAGGTATTTCTCTTGACGAATGGTCAATTGGATCCCAGTGA
- a CDS encoding MATE family efflux transporter: MTERETWLRMLGQQWRRVFALASPVMAEQVLRTLMRTTDIVIAGFFSPAAISAVGLADLYARISLQIGLGIGDSAIVLSSQDTGSDATTNRDEAITQALLLGTVFGLPLSLFGLAFSAEAIAVMGSEADVVRIGAAYLTIIMAAAPASIVTLIGARAIQGTGDTYTAMLVNAFANVLNIIGSMTLAFGVGPAPELSIVGVAVASAVSDIVAATLFLGIIYRPQSPFTFVAPTQMVLTKQLLVLACPRIAEGCSEIAAQFPFNAILLVFGTEVNAAYHIGQRLYQQVAAPLSRGYSVAANVLVGQALGRDDPVQAYADGLTTTLLAVGTIGLVGIGLYFGAEGFVGVFSTDTGTFDYAVQFTRIYAITAFLIAAAVVMAGSLRGGSDTVTPFLSRLTGTSVFLLGISYIGGIRLGYGVTAVYAAIVADYICRTCLVGIVFYRRQWVGRARSFMVERGSISGETVCEEE; this comes from the coding sequence GTGACGGAAAGAGAGACTTGGCTTCGAATGCTCGGACAGCAGTGGCGACGCGTCTTCGCTCTTGCATCTCCGGTGATGGCCGAGCAGGTTCTCAGGACGTTGATGCGGACGACAGATATCGTCATCGCCGGATTCTTTTCTCCCGCAGCCATCTCCGCGGTCGGTCTTGCCGACCTATACGCGCGGATTTCGCTTCAGATCGGACTCGGAATCGGCGATAGTGCAATCGTCCTCTCGAGTCAGGACACAGGCAGCGACGCGACGACCAACCGTGACGAAGCGATCACCCAGGCGCTGCTCCTCGGCACCGTCTTCGGGCTGCCGCTCTCATTATTCGGCCTCGCGTTCAGCGCAGAGGCAATCGCTGTGATGGGTTCCGAGGCTGACGTGGTCCGGATTGGCGCGGCGTACCTCACGATTATCATGGCCGCTGCACCCGCGTCGATCGTGACGCTGATCGGTGCGCGCGCGATACAAGGAACGGGGGATACGTATACGGCAATGCTCGTCAACGCGTTCGCGAACGTCCTCAACATCATCGGATCGATGACACTGGCGTTCGGCGTCGGCCCAGCACCCGAATTGTCGATCGTCGGCGTCGCCGTCGCAAGCGCGGTGTCCGATATCGTCGCCGCGACGCTCTTTCTCGGCATCATCTATCGCCCGCAGAGTCCGTTCACGTTTGTGGCACCCACCCAGATGGTCTTGACAAAACAACTCCTTGTGCTCGCCTGCCCGCGTATCGCGGAGGGTTGTTCGGAGATTGCCGCCCAGTTCCCGTTCAATGCGATCCTACTCGTCTTCGGTACAGAGGTGAACGCGGCCTACCACATAGGCCAACGACTGTACCAGCAGGTTGCTGCCCCACTGTCACGGGGGTACAGCGTCGCTGCGAACGTTCTCGTCGGCCAGGCTCTCGGCCGTGACGACCCCGTCCAAGCTTATGCCGATGGTCTGACGACGACGCTTTTGGCCGTCGGAACTATTGGCCTCGTCGGAATCGGACTCTACTTCGGTGCCGAGGGGTTCGTGGGGGTGTTCTCGACCGACACCGGCACGTTCGACTACGCCGTCCAGTTTACTCGAATATACGCCATCACGGCCTTCCTCATCGCGGCCGCGGTCGTCATGGCCGGGTCGCTGCGAGGCGGCAGCGATACCGTGACGCCGTTTCTCTCACGGCTGACCGGGACCAGCGTCTTTTTACTCGGCATCTCATACATTGGCGGCATCAGACTCGGATACGGTGTCACCGCTGTTTACGCGGCAATCGTGGCGGATTACATCTGTCGGACGTGTCTCGTCGGCATCGTGTTCTACCGGCGACAGTGGGTTGGCCGCGCGCGATCGTTCATGGTCGAACGCGG